Proteins encoded by one window of Arabidopsis thaliana chromosome 2, partial sequence:
- the PECT1 gene encoding phosphorylethanolamine cytidylyltransferase 1 (phosphorylethanolamine cytidylyltransferase 1 (PECT1); CONTAINS InterPro DOMAIN/s: Rossmann-like alpha/beta/alpha sandwich fold (InterPro:IPR014729), Cytidyltransferase-related (InterPro:IPR004821), Cytidylyltransferase (InterPro:IPR004820); BEST Arabidopsis thaliana protein match is: phosphorylcholine cytidylyltransferase (TAIR:AT2G32260.1); Has 10984 Blast hits to 6001 proteins in 1666 species: Archae - 316; Bacteria - 5963; Metazoa - 682; Fungi - 448; Plants - 283; Viruses - 6; Other Eukaryotes - 3286 (source: NCBI BLink).) — MVWEKEKIVGSCIVGGAAFAVGASFLHLFLKGELPLGLGLGLSCPWRILRKRKPVRVYMDGCFDMMHYGHCNALRQARALGDQLVVGVVSDEEIIANKGPPVTPLHERMTMVKAVKWVDEVISDAPYAITEDFMKKLFDEYQIDYIIHGDDPCVLPDGTDAYALAKKAGRYKQIKRTEGVSSTDIVGRMLLCVRERSISDTHSRSSLQRQFSHGHSSPKFEDGASSAGTRVSHFLPTSRRIVQFSNGKGPGPDARIIYIDGAFDLFHAGHVEILRRARELGDFLLVGIHNDQTVSAKRGAHRPIMNLHERSLSVLACRYVDEVIIGAPWEVSRDTITTFDISLVVHGTVAESDDFRKEEDNPYSVPISMGIFQVLDSPLDITTSTIIRRIVANHEAYQKRNAKKEASEKKYYEQKSFVSGD, encoded by the exons ATGGTttgggagaaagagaagatcgTCGGAAGTTGTATAGTCGGAGGAGCTGCGTTCGCCGTCGGAGCTTCTTTCCTTCATCTTTTCCTTAAAGGTGAGCTTCCGTTAGGATTAGGTTTAGGTTTGTCTTGTCCATGGCGCATTTTGAGAAAACGAAAACCTGTTCGCGTTTACATGGATGGTTGCTTCGATATGATGCACTATGGCCACTGCAACGCTCTTCGTCAAGCTCGTGCTCTCGGTGACCAATTGGTCGTCGGTGTTGTTTCCGACGAAGAAATTATAGCCAACAAAGGACCTCCTGTTACTCCTCTTCATGAAAG AATGACAATGGTGAAAGCTGTGAAGTGGGTGGATGAAGTTATATCTGATGCTCCTTACGCTATTACGGAAGATTTCATGAAGAAATTGTTCGATGAGTATCAGATCGATTACATTATCCATGGTGATGATCCTTGTGTTCTTCCTGATGGTACTGATGCTTATGCACTTGCTAAGAAGGCTGGTCGTTACAAGCAGATTAAGCGCACTGAAGGAGTTTCTAGCACTGATATCGTTG GTCGTATGCTTCTTTGTGTAAGAGAAAGATCCATTAGTGACACTCATAGTCGTTCCTCTCTGCAAAGGCAATTTAGTCATGGGCATAGTAGCCCAAAGTTTGAGGATGGAGCTTCTTCTGCTGGTACTCGTGTCTCGCATTTTCTTCCTACTTCCCGCAGGATTGTTCAGTTCTCCAATGGAAAG GGGCCAGGACCTGATGCACGCATTATCTACATAGATGGTGCTTTTGATCTTTTCCATGCTGGCCATGTTGAG ATTCTTAGACGTGCTCGAGAGCTTGgagactttcttcttgttggtaTACATAATGACCAGACTGTCAG TGCTAAACGAGGAGCGCATCGCCCTATTATGAATCTCCATGAAAGGAGCTTAAGCGTTCTGGCGTGCCGCTACGTGGATGAGGTGATAATTGGTGCTCCATGGGAAGTGTCGAGAGATACG ATCACGACATTTGACATCTCGTTGGTGGTACATGGGACAGTAGCCGAGAGCGATGATTTTCGAAAG GAGGAAGATAATCCGTATTCTGTACCAATTAGCATGGGCATATTCCAAGTTCTAGATAGCCCTCTTGATATCACAACGTCCACCATAATCAGGAGGATTGTAGCAAACCATGAAGCTTATCAG AAACGTAATGCGAAGAAGGAAGCTAGCGAGAAAAAGTATTACGAGCAGAAGTCGTTTGTGTCCGGAGACTGA
- a CDS encoding 5'-nucleotidase / magnesium ion binding protein (5'-nucleotidases;magnesium ion binding; FUNCTIONS IN: magnesium ion binding, 5'-nucleotidase activity; INVOLVED IN: biological_process unknown; LOCATED IN: cytoplasm; EXPRESSED IN: 24 plant structures; EXPRESSED DURING: 15 growth stages; CONTAINS InterPro DOMAIN/s: HAD-superfamily hydrolase, subfamily IE (InterPro:IPR006434); Has 332 Blast hits to 332 proteins in 84 species: Archae - 4; Bacteria - 0; Metazoa - 264; Fungi - 0; Plants - 31; Viruses - 0; Other Eukaryotes - 33 (source: NCBI BLink).): MRVISFCTRFHAPSSIRFSIVCHNHPQTHSSCYFRHDNHQMEPCELSANTVIAHPRALTDKMTLIRDAGPSKFQVIADFDATLTRYRVNGLRGRQTSHGLLQQGDAYYDAKRQALYDHYHPLEISPVIPIDEKTKLMEEWWGKTHELLIEGGLTYDAIKKSVANSSIAFREGVSELFEFLEKKEIPVLIFSAGLADVIEEVLRQNLDRTFKNVKIVSNRMVFNDDGQLVSFKGKLIHVLNKNEHALDMAAPLHDRLGVDIGEEDEENVNMKERRNVLLMGDHLGDLRMSDGLDYETRISIGFLNDNIEKSLESYRESFDLVYLNDAPMWGALELVSRLFSTEAS, from the exons ATGCGCGTTATCAGTTTCTGCACGCGCTTTCACGCGCCGTCGTCGATTCGTTTCTCCATCGTCTGCCATAATCACCCGCAAACACATTCTTCTTGCTACTTCCGTCACGAC AATCATCAAATGGAACCGTGTGAATTATCTGCCAACACTGTGATAGCTCATCCTCGAGCTCTCACCGATAAGATGACTCTAATTCGTGACGCGGGTCCTTCCAAATTCCAG GTAATTGCAGATTTCGATGCGACTTTAACGAGATACCGAGTCAATGGACTTCGAGGAAGGCAGA CCAGTCATGGCCTCTTGCAGCAAGGAGACGCATATTACGATGCTAAGAGGCAAGCCTTATATGATCACTATCATCCTCTTGAGATTTCTCCTGTGATTCCCATTGATGAGAAAACCAAACTCATGGAAGAATG GTGGGGTAAAACTCATGAGCTTCTCATTGAGGGAGGTTTGACATATGACGCAATCAAGAAATCTGTTGCGAATTCTTCCATAGCTTTTAGAGAAGGTGTGTCTGAACTTTTCGAATTTTTGGAG AAAAAGGAGATCCCTGTTCTGATTTTTTCAGCAGGACTTGCTGATGTCATTGAAGAG GTTTTGAGGCAGAACCTTGATAGAACTTTCAAGAATGTTAAGATTGTATCTAACAGGATGGTGTTCAATGATGATGGACAGCTCGTGTCTTTCAAAG GAAAGCTAATTCACGTGCTAAACAAAAACGAACACGCTTTAGACATGGCTGCTCCACTTCATGATCGACTTGGTGTTGACATTggtgaggaagatgaagaaaatgtaaacatgaaagagagaaggaatGTTTTGCTTATGGGAGATCATTTGGGGGATTTAAGGATGTCTGATGGACTGGATTATGAGACTCGGATATCTATTGGGTTTCT GAACGATAACATTGAGAAGAGTCTTGAGAGCTACCGCGAGTCATTTGATCTTGTTTATCTT AATGATGCACCTATGTGGGGAGCTCTGGAACTTGTTTCTCGGTTATTCTCAACAGAAGCGAGTTAG
- a CDS encoding gem-associated-like protein (unknown protein; Has 9 Blast hits to 7 proteins in 5 species: Archae - 0; Bacteria - 0; Metazoa - 4; Fungi - 2; Plants - 3; Viruses - 0; Other Eukaryotes - 0 (source: NCBI BLink).), whose product MIMEEELQERNNNLSLDDIDLSLLRLTSPPYDYSPPSSLFSADEITPPLKRASPVSDESDLPKRRKLSPQNPIFTTSPPLFTSPETQTSSVHDTSRYTNLTSSVSEKQEATPSVTDTETMKMVNKCVEVMNRGETNYAYEKEQEELEEEEDCGGGMRIERSGDGFVIRLKCRCRQAFRVLFSDDHLYFKPL is encoded by the exons ATGATAATGGAAGAAGAACTTCAAGAGCGTAACAACAATCTCAGCCTCGACGACATTGATCTTTCTCTCCTCCGTCTCACTTCACCACCGTACGACTACTCTCCTCCATCATCCTTGTTCTCCGCCGATGAAATCACTCCTCCATTGAAACGCGCCTCCCCTGTTTCCGACGAATCCGATCTCCCCAAACGCAGAAAACTCTCCCCTCAAAACCCAATCTTTACCacttctcctcctctcttcACTTCCCCGGAAACACAAACTTCCTCTGTTCATGACACGAGCCGGTACACGAATCTCACTAGCTCTGTTTCGGAGAAGCAAGAAGCGACGCCGTCTGTTACTGATACAGAG ACGATGAAGATGGTTAACAAATGCGTAGAGGTGATGAATCGTGGAGAGACTAACTATGCTTATGAG AAGGAGCAAGAGGagttggaagaagaagaagattgtggaGGAGGGATGAGGATAGAGAGATCTGGAGATGGGTTTGTAATTAGATTGAAGTGTAGATGCAGACAAGCTTTTAGGGTTCTTTTCTCTGATGATCATCTCTACTTCAAGCCTCTCTAA
- a CDS encoding Gag-Pol polyprotein/retrotransposon (unknown protein; Has 54 Blast hits to 54 proteins in 13 species: Archae - 0; Bacteria - 0; Metazoa - 0; Fungi - 0; Plants - 54; Viruses - 0; Other Eukaryotes - 0 (source: NCBI BLink).) produces MSVAGVHRFSLPLPPKCSLRTFSVLANGKRTQSLLPHHFSVFNQSHRLVTSLSHNVSNKSDAEAERSCDEGEMLDKNRISKKNPFVSEELLKKLKRYGLSGILSYGLLNTVYYSTAFLLVWFYVAPAPGKMGYLAAAERYGIFFSIS; encoded by the exons ATGAGTGTCGCCGGCGTCCACCGTTTTAGTCTTCCTCTCCCGCCG AAGTGTTCTCTCCGTACTTTTAGCGTCCTCGCCAATGGCAAGCGCACTCAATCTCTGCTACCACATCACTTCTCCGTATTCAACCAAAGTCACCGACTTGTTACCTCCTTGAGTCACAAT GTTTCCAACAAATCTGATGCAGAGGCAGAGCGTTCCTGTGATGAAG GAGAAATGTTGGATAAGAATAGGATAAGCAAGAAAAACCCGTTTGTTTCGGAAGA GCTTCtcaagaagttgaagagaTATGGACTCTCTGGAATATTATCCTATGGGTTACTTAATACAGTCTATTACTCCACAGCTTTCCTCTTGGTCTG GTTTTATGTGGCTCCAGCACCGGGAAAAATGGGTTATCTTGCTGCGGCTGAGAGGTATGGAATATTTTTCAGTATTTCTTAG
- a CDS encoding Gag-Pol polyprotein/retrotransposon (unknown protein; Has 65 Blast hits to 65 proteins in 18 species: Archae - 0; Bacteria - 0; Metazoa - 0; Fungi - 0; Plants - 62; Viruses - 0; Other Eukaryotes - 3 (source: NCBI BLink).) produces MSVAGVHRFSLPLPPKCSLRTFSVLANGKRTQSLLPHHFSVFNQSHRLVTSLSHNVSNKSDAEAERSCDEGEMLDKNRISKKNPFVSEELLKKLKRYGLSGILSYGLLNTVYYSTAFLLVWFYVAPAPGKMGYLAAAERFLKVMAMVWAGSQVTKLIRIGGAVALAPIVDRGLSWFTVKCNFESQGKAFGALVGICLGMALMLFIVVTLLWA; encoded by the exons ATGAGTGTCGCCGGCGTCCACCGTTTTAGTCTTCCTCTCCCGCCG AAGTGTTCTCTCCGTACTTTTAGCGTCCTCGCCAATGGCAAGCGCACTCAATCTCTGCTACCACATCACTTCTCCGTATTCAACCAAAGTCACCGACTTGTTACCTCCTTGAGTCACAAT GTTTCCAACAAATCTGATGCAGAGGCAGAGCGTTCCTGTGATGAAG GAGAAATGTTGGATAAGAATAGGATAAGCAAGAAAAACCCGTTTGTTTCGGAAGA GCTTCtcaagaagttgaagagaTATGGACTCTCTGGAATATTATCCTATGGGTTACTTAATACAGTCTATTACTCCACAGCTTTCCTCTTGGTCTG GTTTTATGTGGCTCCAGCACCGGGAAAAATGGGTTATCTTGCTGCGGCTGAGAG ATTTCTTAAAGTGATGGCCATGGTCTGGGCTGGAAGCCAAGTTACTAAGCTCATCAGAATCGGAGG GGCAGTCGCACTTGCACCTATTGTTGATAGAGGATTGTCGTGGTTTACAGTAAAATGCAACTTTGAAAGTCAGGGAAAA GCTTTTGGCGCACTGGTTGGGATATGTCTTGGTATGGCTTTGATGCTATTTATCGTTGTGACACTGCTTTGGGCATAG
- a CDS encoding Gag-Pol polyprotein/retrotransposon (unknown protein; Has 56 Blast hits to 54 proteins in 13 species: Archae - 0; Bacteria - 0; Metazoa - 0; Fungi - 0; Plants - 56; Viruses - 0; Other Eukaryotes - 0 (source: NCBI BLink).), with protein MSVAGVHRFSLPLPPKCSLRTFSVLANGKRTQSLLPHHFSVFNQSHRLVTSLSHNVSNKSDAEAERSCDEGEMLDKNRISKKNPFVSEELLKKLKRYGLSGILSYGLLNTVYYSTAFLLVWFYVAPAPGKMGYLAAAERFLKVMAMVWAGSQVTKLIRIGGEHVKFLGDKHSRWMQDSRTCTCICSFDCYCRPYLVVMLLPMKNVDGCRAVALAPIVDRGLSWFTVKCNFESQGKAFGALVGICLGMALMLFIVVTLLWA; from the exons ATGAGTGTCGCCGGCGTCCACCGTTTTAGTCTTCCTCTCCCGCCG AAGTGTTCTCTCCGTACTTTTAGCGTCCTCGCCAATGGCAAGCGCACTCAATCTCTGCTACCACATCACTTCTCCGTATTCAACCAAAGTCACCGACTTGTTACCTCCTTGAGTCACAAT GTTTCCAACAAATCTGATGCAGAGGCAGAGCGTTCCTGTGATGAAG GAGAAATGTTGGATAAGAATAGGATAAGCAAGAAAAACCCGTTTGTTTCGGAAGA GCTTCtcaagaagttgaagagaTATGGACTCTCTGGAATATTATCCTATGGGTTACTTAATACAGTCTATTACTCCACAGCTTTCCTCTTGGTCTG GTTTTATGTGGCTCCAGCACCGGGAAAAATGGGTTATCTTGCTGCGGCTGAGAG ATTTCTTAAAGTGATGGCCATGGTCTGGGCTGGAAGCCAAGTTACTAAGCTCATCAGAATCGGAGG AGAACATGTTAAGTTCTTAGGTGACAAG CATAGTAGATGGATGCAGGACAGTCGCACTTGCACTTGCATTTGTAGTTTTGATTGTTATTGCCGACCTTATCTTGTTGTGATGTTGTTACCCATGAAGAATGTTGATGGATGCAGGGCAGTCGCACTTGCACCTATTGTTGATAGAGGATTGTCGTGGTTTACAGTAAAATGCAACTTTGAAAGTCAGGGAAAA GCTTTTGGCGCACTGGTTGGGATATGTCTTGGTATGGCTTTGATGCTATTTATCGTTGTGACACTGCTTTGGGCATAG